attttatactTTTGAGTGCTAGACTTATTATTTCAAACAGACACTTTTTTTCCAAATCAAACTTTAAATGTGACTTTATTATCtctcttccatttttattattgaataagtgaatgaaatattaaactaaattataacttttcctgtttttaaatcaTAGGCAGagccagggttttctttttttctctctctctctctgtaattGCAACATGAATGTACTTTGATCCCAGTAATCATTTTCAATCAAtgggaaaacaaatgaaaaaaaatcccatgctgGAATGATGCAAATAGGTGAGCTTGCTtattagaatctttttttcttttcctcttacaGGCCAGTCACATAATACATATCCAAGTCAGAGAATGCTGATATAAACCTTGCCCACCTCTCTCAGCCCGTCTTTCTTACTCAGACAATTTCTGAGCAGCTCTTTGATGAACACACAATCTTCAGTTTCCAGGACAAACTGAGCCACAGCCTTCCCTCCTGGCAGATGGCTCCTCACCATCTGACTTTTGACACTGTCCAGGACAACTCCCCTGATGTCTTTAGGCTTTCCTGGCATACCAAAGATGATAAACAGACCCAGGCAATCCTCTCCTATTAAGTTACAGAATTCTTCCAGCTTATCAAATCTACTTTTCTTCCAGGAAGATTCCTCTACCCTTGATTCTGGATTGGAAAGGTCACAAGGCTTAGATTCCACAGGAGGAGGTGAAGACATCTGCAGAGTCTGTACTGCGAGCTGAAGCTTTATTTGCTTGTCGGATCCCCAAAAGGTCCAAATCCAGTCTGCACCAAACAGGAAGGCTTGGTGCTTGGTCATCTTGGTGGTGGTCAGCCACTCATCAACTCCCTTTTCTTGGCAGAAAGTGATGAAATGGATTAAGAAGATCTCATTCAGAGTATTTGCAGCTGGGCAGAGTTTACTTGGAGGATATTCAAATCCAAGGTACTCCTTCAGTTTCTGAGCTGCATGGACTATAGCTTCACCGACCACCTCACAGACGACGGGCACCTCTTTGCTGTCCTTCAGAGCCAACTGTTGCGATGCTTTCTGCCCCATTTTCTCTGCATCCAAATATCAAACATGTGAATCTGGTTCAGACGTACTTCTTTTTCAAAGTAAAAGTTCTGCAAGGAGGCCACATCTGTTAATGGTTGATATTTTTCTAACTCTACAGCTTCCTCGGGTGTAGTTAAGCATATATACATACAGCTAAATAAACATGTTAGTTCTCTCTGTTTATCAGTTGGGTGTGTTGTGTTCATACAGTTCCTGCTGGTTTATTAAGTTAAAGATACTAAATTTCACACAAAACATCTGTTCTATCTAGGTTATATTCACTCTACTTTTAATCTTTGGTAATCTCTTCCAGCATGTTTCCTCTTTCCAAGTTTTAGTTGAAGTAAAAATAGCACgttagttctttttgtttttgttttctgagacagggtctcactctgctacccaggctggagtgcagtggcgcaatcatggctcactgcagcttcaacctccctgggctcaggtgatcttctcacctcagcctcttgagtagctggggctacaagtgtataccaccacacctggctaatttttgtgtattttttgtacaggtggggtttcaccatgttgtccaggctggtctcaatctcctaggctcaagcaatcctcccgcctcggcctcccaaagtgctgggattataggcatgagccactgcacccagccctaggttagttttttaaatatccatGCACCTCTTTCTACAACTAACTTCTTCCAGTCTGCAGGTGAGTCATTTCCATttgcttttcctattttctttttttgtttgtttttgtttcttttacctTCTGCCACGATTCTTCATTCCCCAGCTCAGTTGCTTCTTTTCCTACAGAAGCTTCTCAAACAAAGGCCTCAAATTCCTATCTGTTGATACACGTTATAAACTCCATTCGAACAAATTTATGGCAGTTTATAAAGAGATTGTGTTATTTTCTATATCAGAAACAAAGCCTGTTACTATGAACAACGGAAAATGAAATAAGGGCAATAAAAATGAGGCAATTATCAATTGACTTTATTTCCTTTCACATGGTAACACCAGCAGTGTAtgatatttgtaaataaaatacgTCATAAAAAAATTTAACCTTATTACATATTATCAGTTAGGTTATACCAtcctgaataaaaaatatttgggccgggcatggtggctcacgcctgtaatcccagcactttgggagaccgaggcgggcgattcacgaggtcaggagattgagaccttcctggctaacacggtgaaaccccgtttctactaaaaatacaaaaacaaaattagccaggcgtggtggcaggtacctgtagtcccagctccttgggaagctgaggtgggagaatggtgtgaacccaggaggtggagcttgcagtgagctgagattgtgccactgcactccagcctgggcaacaaagcaagactccgtctcaaaaaaaaaaaaaaaaaaaatttggcatcTGTAACAGTTTCCTGGTATTTTCAACCAGGTTCTAAGAACAAATTGATTTTCTGAAGTGGTGACATCTagtcacattaaaataaaatccaaataaagtaaGTTCAATACAGTTACCACATAATGAATGGTAgagtttaaagaaaattattattagcaTCAAATCAATTGTTATGAATAAATAGTAATTTGATATTACAAGTTCTTTAATGAATACCTTGGTAACTTGCTGACAACTTAAAAGATAATACCACTGATATTCAAATATGGTTTATAATCAAGTCCAGTGGCAGATACTGAaccgcccacctccacctcaaTTTGTGAAAACTTGTCTTTTGTAGGGTTGGCTACCATGGGTAATTACGTAGCactgaataaaaaatagaatatttttctaaCACTTCTACAAATATAATAAACACAGTAACAGTTTTTGCTGCAGTGATTTTCTTTACAAAGAATATTTGGGCCCAGTGCTACAGAAAAACATGAACTACATCTTATCGTCACAAAATAGCCATTATAA
The Pan troglodytes isolate AG18354 chromosome 10, NHGRI_mPanTro3-v2.0_pri, whole genome shotgun sequence genome window above contains:
- the REP15 gene encoding rab15 effector protein, which encodes MGQKASQQLALKDSKEVPVVCEVVGEAIVHAAQKLKEYLGFEYPPSKLCPAANTLNEIFLIHFITFCQEKGVDEWLTTTKMTKHQAFLFGADWIWTFWGSDKQIKLQLAVQTLQMSSPPPVESKPCDLSNPESRVEESSWKKSRFDKLEEFCNLIGEDCLGLFIIFGMPGKPKDIRGVVLDSVKSQMVRSHLPGGKAVAQFVLETEDCVFIKELLRNCLSKKDGLREVGKVYISIL